Sequence from the Gloeocapsopsis dulcis genome:
ACTTCATCTTTTCAAAACTACTACTTCAAAACAATTGAAAAATAGTTCCATACATTAATGCACTCTCTCCTCAACTAATATATAGCAATCTGAGAGCAAAGTATTTAATTTTGGTTAACTTAACATTTTATATAAATGTGTTTGCAGTGATACTTAAATAAGTATCACTATGTGTTTATAGAGTCAAATTTTTTATCAAGAACAATAAAGTAAATATCCCATAAAATCAGCTTTTAATACTTATAAACTGTCTCAAAGATAACATTTTTGTAGTTTTAAAAAAGAAATAAAAAAAGTATTCCTTTAGCAAAAAACTGTTACAAATATTTGGTAATAATGATTGATTTTTATAGAAAAACTGTTAAATAAAAGACACTTTTTAACGAGTACTACATATATTGTCTTGTCATATCAAGTTGAGCGCAGCAAATTGCTGCAAAAAGATTCCTAGCGGAAAGCACCTGATATAGGCATCCGTTAACAGAAATATAGTGAGGAGCAGCTATGAAGAGACGAGACTTCATAACGGCAGTTGCTGCGTCAGCAGGTTCAGCATATGCCGCAATGAAAGCTTTGGATTTGCTAGAACAGCCAGCTACAGCACAACAAGTACCACCGCAAAGACCATTTCAGTTGCAGCGTCGAGGAAGTCGCAAGCGCGTGATTATTCTCGGTGCAGGCTTAGCAGGAATGGCTGCCGCTTATGAGTTAGGTAAAGTAGGTTATGAATGCGTCATTTTAGAAGCGCGATCGCGTGCTGGGGGTAGATGCTGGACGTTGCGTGGTGGTGACACACTAACCGAAATCAATGGCACAACGCAGACAGTGCGATTTGATCGTGGCTTATATTTTAACCCTGGACCTGCGCGAATTCCCTATCACCACGTCACCATCGATTACTGCAAAGAACTTGGTGTTGAGCTAGAAGTTATTGTTAACCTGAGCCGCCAACAATATATTTACCAAGAAAACGCTGGTCCTTTGTCAGCAAAGAAAGTTCATGCCCGCGAAGCTGTGACAGATATGCGCGGGTATATCTCTGAACTCCTTGCTAAAAGCATCAATCAAAACGCGCTCAATGCATCGCTGACAACAGAAGATAAAGAGAGGCTAATTGAGTTTTTACGGACATATGGTGGTCTCGATCCAGACTTATTCTACCAAGGCTCCAGCCGTCGCGGCTACGCCGTACCACAAGGTGCAGGCTTGCAACCAGGAGAAGTTGCCGATCCCTATGATTTGAGTGCATTGCTTCAACTAGGTTTTGCTGGTAATGACGCATTTGAATGGGGCTTTGATCAACAGATGACCATGTTCCAACCTGTTGGTGGGATAGATCAAATCGCCAAAGCTTTTGAACGCCGTGTGGGTAACTCGATTAATTACGAGGCGGTTGTTAAAGAAATTCGCAAATTACCTGATGGCGTAGGCATTATCTATAGCGATCGCTCTGGACAACGTCGTATTCGCGGCGATTATTGCATCTGCACGATTCCCTTATCAGTGTTAAGAGGTATTCCTGCTGACTTTTCCCCAGATATGAAAGAAGCGATCGCTAGTGTAACTTACGCTGTGACTGGTAAGAGTGGCTTGCAGTTCAATCGCCGTTTTTGGGAAGAAGACGAAAATATCTTTGGTGGAATTAGCTGGACTAACCAAGATATAGGTCAAATTTGGTATCCCTCGAACGATTATCTCTCTCGCAAAGGTGTCATGTTGGGTTATTACAACTTTGGTCCTGCCGCAGCTAATGTGGGAGCATTATCACCCCAAGCGCGAGTCTCCCTAGCTTTAGAACAAGGTAGCAAAATTCATCCCCAGTATAAAAATCACTTTGACAACGGTCTTGCCCTTTTCTGGTCAAACATTCCCTACAGCTTAGGTGGATGGGCAAGTTACACCACAGACGTCAGAGAGCAATACTATCCCAGACTAAACGAACCCGACGGCAATATCTACTTAGCCGGAGAACATCTCAGCTATCTTACCGGATGGATGGCGGGTGCTTTGGAATCAGCGCGTTTAGTTACTGCCAAAATCAATGCCTTGGCGTAGCTATGTCAAGGAAAGTTGATGAAAACACTTTTTAACTTAATTCGCAAGCATTAGTAATCACAAGGAAACAAGAGCAATGAAGCGATATTTTAGCCGAGTTTTCAAACTAGGTCGTTGGTTAATTTTGAGTCTTTGTGTCAGCATATTTCTAATAGGTCTTCTTGGTGTTGATGTCCAAGCAGCTGTAAAAACGGCACCCTGGATGGTTACATTTTTTGGTCCACCCGAGTCACCCATTTCCTCGGCTGTTGCGGTACCCCCAATTAAGGCTTATTACTGGACGAGTGGTACAGTACCGCCCGTGATAGATCCAAACGCACCAGCAGGTAGTCGCGAACGCTATGGAGATACCAAAACTCAAGCAATTGGTACTTTAGAGCGTATTCAGTCGCTTCTACAAGAATCTGGTCTCAGTTTGTCGGATGTGATTTATCTTCGCGTTTATCTTGTAGCTGATCCATTCAAAGAAAACACCGTCGATTACCAAGGATGGTTCGATGCTTACGCTCAGTTCTTTAACACGCCAACAAATCCTGTGAAAGTGGCACGTTCAACGCTTGCGGTTGCAGGACTTGTTAATCCAGACTGGTTAATTGAAATTGAAGCAGTTGCAGTCTATCCAAAATTAGGTAAATCATTCCCCTTATATTTACTATTCCATTAAAAGCAATGGCTACAAGTCGTTGGAGTATTCTGGGTGCATTCTCTCTAAGCTGCTGGGGTATAATTGCTGCTCCAGCTGTAGCTGAGATGAAAAGAATCGACCATACTCTCAGATCTGAACCTAATCAAACTTTCACAACATTGATGCAAGAGGCAGAAGCTTTAGCAACAACCCTTGTTGAGCAGGGATTTACTGAAGATAATGTCACTGAAGTTTCTGTTAATATCTTAGGCGAACGCCATGGACAGCAAGTACCACTTCTGTCCTCCAGGGTTTCACGCACTGACTGGCAAAAGCAACTAGGAATTCAGCACTGGACGCGATATTTTCGTACCTCTGGAGTACTACTAGGCTTCTTCAAACCGGAAGAGCCAAACCAAAGTCCTCTTTCTGCTTTTCCTAATCCTACGAGCGAATCCACTTTAAATCCTACATCTGGTGATAGCTCAATTCAACAACCTGCTTTACCTCCAGGTATTCCTCCCTCAATTCAACAATCAATTCCAACTTCACCATCTGCTACTCCTGATATAAATAACAATACTCAGCAAATTACTATTCCATCCGCAGCAAATTCTCCTTCTCCTGATGACGTACTGCGAGGAGCTAGTCCTGAAGAAAGCGATCCAGGATATCGATAGACTTTAGGGTAGTAGTTTTTGTATTTGGGGCTTGCTTAGCTTGCTGCTATTGCTCATTCCTGGTAAAAGATAAAATGTGTTGGATCAAGCGATCGCAAGTTAAGGCATAGTAGTTCAAGCGTACAGTGTGAGTAAGTTGCAAGTATACACTGACTTACTTGTGTTGTACGTCCTCAGTAGATACTGTCTCCTTAGCCTTAATGTTTCTTAGCTGGTATTCATTAAGACGAATCAGAGGAGACTTTTTCAATTTTTTTACTCCACTGAGAACCACTAATGCCATCACAGTACCAACTAGACTCATGCGCCATAGTCCACAACCTGCTGCTGCCCCTAATCCCGCAGCTAGCCAAATCGTAGCAGCCGAAGTTAGCCCTTTAACTTCCAGCTTATTCAACTTTTGATGCGATTGCTGTAAAATCATTCCCGCGCCTAGAAATCCTACTCCTGTGGCAACACCTTGCAACGTTCTACTTAGTGCATTAGTTGAGTAGAAGGTACTGTCACCATCTACCTGCAAGGGAATCATGACAAACGCAGCAGCACCTAGACTCACGATCATATATGTTCTCAAACCAGCAGGTCTACCAGGCTGTTGACGATTAATACCAATCGCGCCCCCAATTACCAATGCGCTAGTCAGTCTAACAATAATACTCTGCCAATCGCTTGGACTGAAAAATATCGAGTTCATTACCTACACTTATAAAAAAACTGGATAACAGCAGCCAAGAGCGATCGCCTTTTCTCAACCTAAAATACGGTAATCCGCTCGACTTACTCGTGATTAAGATTAAGAATAGGTTAATAACAACAAGACAGCAAAAAATATTCTTGTTCTACGGCTACCTTGCTTTAACAGTGCCATCCATCACCATCGGTGTTAGGTCTGCCTTGAATCGTTGAATGTATCTAAATCCAAATATCAGAAGTACAGTCTCCGCCAGGATAACGCATTTCATGGGCACGAGCTGGACCTGCGGGTTCTTGACCAAAGTCTACATAAAAGTCTTCATTAATTTTTAGACCGCCATTTTCTGTATCGCAGTCAATTTGCAACATATAAGAACCACTCTTGGCGAGTTCTGGATAAAACTGGTTGTCCCAGGTACTAAACAGGGAATTGGTGACATAGAGACGTTTACCATCAAGACTCAATTGCAGCATTTGTGGTCCGCCTTGCAACTGATGTCCTTGGATTTCACCACCTTTACCCAGCAAGCCACCACACCATACTTGACCTGTTAACTGAGGATTCCCTGGCTCTGAAATATCATATTGGCGAATGTCGCCATGCAACCAGTTGGAAAAATATAAATAGCGATCGCTCATTGAAATCAAAATATCCGTAATCAGCGATGGCACTGGAATTTGCCAGCCTTCGACATTAACCGATGGGATATCAATAACTTTCTCAACTTCCCAATGTCCGTTAGATTTGTGCCAATGCCACACGTTACTACTTAATGCTGCACCAACAAAACCATGAGTACTATCAGGATCGTGATGAAAGCGGACTTCTAAAGGAATTAAGCCTTCCTCACCTAAATCAACACTTTGGACAATTTTATGCTTAGACCAATCCCAAAAATGGAGTTGATGACCGTAATTTCCTGCGGTGACATCATTCAGGTCAAAACCAGGATAATAAGTTTTCGGTGCGCCCCATTCACTACTAACCATCACATTATGACGTGGTTGATACCAGAAGTCATAGTTAAACTTCATTCCTGTAGACTGTTCCCAACGCCCCGCAATTTCAAAATCGGTGTCGAGTAACAAAAAGCCACCAGGCGCATTACCTTCACTGTCACCCAGCATCGAAATCATCACATGACTATCCGCAAGGCAATGTACGGTATGAGGGGCAGTTAAATATGTTTTCTGTTTAATTTCTTCGGGTTCAATAACTTTATGTAGTTTGGGCGATCGCTTCTCTGCAACATCAATAATATAAATTCGGCTCGATCTTTGACCAGGAACAACTAAAAAGCGCCGCGACTTACTCGTATCACCATGACACGAACTGCAAGCATTCCAACCAAAATGGTGCAACTCATCACCAACATATGGCATTGGTAAGCGATGAATGACTTGCGAATAGGTAGGTGAATCGGGATCAACGTCGATTGTTGCCAAGTAATCGGGTTCTTCAATTCCCGTACCTGTGTAGAGGGCAATTGTATACAGCAGCTTTTCTTGTTCGGCTTTTATTGCATCTGCTGGCGACGCATAACCTGGTCCACAGCAGGCATGATTACGATCACTTTGATGTAACTCAGCCATTTTCCCTACACCTCTTTAAATTTCGTAGTGCCAGAACGGTGGTTGATCTTGTAGGACAATAAATTGCCGACCTTGGCGCTGAATAATGCCTTGCTTTTCAAAGTTACTCAGTAGCCTTGTGACTGTGACGCGAGTTAATCCAACCAGTTCAGCAATGTCTTGATGAGTTAAGCGTAAATCAATAAGTTGTCCTTGCTCAACTTCTTGACCAAACCGTTTTGCTAGCCAAGCCAGTAAATGCAAAAGTGCTGTTTCCGCTTGTCGGCGGTGTAAGATCTCCATCAACTCCCCTAAGCGTTGAATGTGTAAAAGCATAGCTTCCACAACTTCTTGCCGATTGTCGGCTGATAATAAGGTTGCTTCTACAGGAGTCAAACATTCAATATACAAAGGGTCAGCTAGCGATAATCGCTTGCCAACAACATCTCCTGGTCCCCATAATCCCAAAGTAACGTATGTTCCTTCCTCAAAGATAGTTAAAGTGCGAACTGCTCCAGTTTTGATGAACTAGAGACGATCCTGCTTCAATGGAAGAAAACTGCGACGTGTAAATTTCGATGTTGAATGAAAAGACTGAGGCGCAACAAGAGAAGCAGTCATAGCGAGTTATTCTCAGTAATCATAGGATAAATGCGATCGCCTGTGTGGTACCTACCGCTTTCTAACTCTCAACTTTGAAGTTTTTATAGGTGAATACCACATTCTGTTCTCCCCATACCCCGCCAGCGACCAGCACGTTCATCTTCGCCAGCACCTACTGGTGTTGTTGTTGGTTCATCTCCAATACTGGGATAGCCTCGATCGTGTAGTGGATTATAAAGTACGTTATGTCTCATGATATACTTCCACACATCTTGGCGTGTCCAACTTGCTAGGGGATTAATCTTGAGTCGCCCATGTTTGTCGCGCTCAAAAATGGGAGTATGCGATCGCGTTGCTGATTGATCGCGACGTCTTCCGGTAATCCAAGCTGTCGCACCTAATTCATGTAGCCCACGTTGCAGTGGCTCAACTTTCGTTAAGTAATGATACTGCTCAAAGTCTGTTTTCCACAGTGACTCTCCATAGCGCGCCGCAAAACTTTCTCGCGAGTCAGCATCAGGTACTCGATAAACGTGTAAATCTAATTCATAAAGCTTTTGAGCTTCTCTCACAAGTGCCAAAGTTTCTGGAAAATGGTGTAGCGTATCCAGAAATAAAACTGGCATTGGAGGATTAGGAGCGATTTGGTAGAGCATATGCATAATTGCCATACCATTAACGTTAAAAGCACTACTTTGGATTAAACCTGGGCGCAAGTTTTCTAAGCACCATGCCAGGATATGGATTGGATGGACATCGGCAAAGCGCTGATTCAATTCGTCTAAATCAAGGCTATGTGTTGTTTTCGGTGCGACATCTTGAAGGAGCATAGTTAGCTTTTTTTTGATCGTTTCTCTTGCGGCGAAAGTACACCCAACATCTGCTTGCGCTGTCACATCGTTACAAGTCCAAGCTTTTCAGCTATCTGGTGGCAATAGCGATCGCTGACTACCACTACTTGTTCGCATCGACAAAGTTTTTTGCTGATCCTGGGCATCCTCTCTTATTCTAATCTACGGTATCTTGGTAGGAATATCGTATTTTTAATTCTCAAGCAACTCAAAGTATGACATAGAAGGGAATTCAAAGCAAGTTTTAAAATACTAAAAACCCATCGGAAAACCGGAGTATAATGAAATAACTTGTTAAGCTGTGGCTGGTATAGCCTATAAAACGATGCGAATTGCTCAAGATATCACTCAGTTAGTCGGTCGGACGCCCTTAGTACAACTGAATCGTATTCCGCAATCTGAAGGTTGTGTAGCAAGAATTGTGGTCAAACTAGAGGGAATGAACCCCGCAGCTTCTGTGAAAGATCGTATCGGTGTGAGTATGATTGCAGCAGCCGAGGAAGCTGGTTTAATTAAGCCAGGAAAAACTGTATTAGTTGAACCTACTTCGGGTAACACCGGTATTGCTTTGGCAATGGTAGCCGCAGCTAAAGGTTATCGGTTAATTGTCACCATGCCTGACACGATGAGCATTGAAAGACAAACGATGCTGAAAGCTTATGGTGTGGAATTGATTCTGACATCAGGAACACAAGGAATGCGAGGTGCGATCGCCCGTGCAGAAGAAATTGCAGCGAAAACTCCTAATTCATTTATGCCACAACAATTTCGTAATTCAGCAAATCCTAAAATCCATCGCGAGACAACCGCCGAAGAGATTTGGAATGATACTGATGGTGAAGTTGATATTCTGATTTCTGGTGTAGGAACAGGCGGTACGCTGACCGGAGTAGCTGAAGTTATTAAAGCACGTAAACCAAGTTTTCAAGCGATCGCTATAGAACCTATTGCTAGCCCAGTTCTTTCTGGTGGTAATCCAGGAGGACATAAAATTCAAGGAATCGGTGCGGGATTTGTTCCAGAAATTTTACGTACGGACTTGATTGATGAAGTCATCACAGTCAAAGATGATGATGCGATGCATTATGGTCGCCGTTTAGCACGCGACGAAGGGTTGTTATCAGGTATTTCTTCTGGTGCCGCTTTAGCTGCAGCAATTCGAGTTGCAAAACGCCCAGAAAATGCCGGAAAGTTGATTGTGATGATTCAACCGAGTTTTGGCGAACGCTACTTGAGTACTCCTATGTTTAGAGAAGTAGAACAACCAGAAGCGCTTGCTCTAGTCGGAATCGGTGCTGATAATTGAGGTTAGATTTGGTAATGGGTAATAAGCT
This genomic interval carries:
- the cysK gene encoding cysteine synthase A, with product MRIAQDITQLVGRTPLVQLNRIPQSEGCVARIVVKLEGMNPAASVKDRIGVSMIAAAEEAGLIKPGKTVLVEPTSGNTGIALAMVAAAKGYRLIVTMPDTMSIERQTMLKAYGVELILTSGTQGMRGAIARAEEIAAKTPNSFMPQQFRNSANPKIHRETTAEEIWNDTDGEVDILISGVGTGGTLTGVAEVIKARKPSFQAIAIEPIASPVLSGGNPGGHKIQGIGAGFVPEILRTDLIDEVITVKDDDAMHYGRRLARDEGLLSGISSGAALAAAIRVAKRPENAGKLIVMIQPSFGERYLSTPMFREVEQPEALALVGIGADN
- a CDS encoding Crp/Fnr family transcriptional regulator, giving the protein MGLWGPGDVVGKRLSLADPLYIECLTPVEATLLSADNRQEVVEAMLLHIQRLGELMEILHRRQAETALLHLLAWLAKRFGQEVEQGQLIDLRLTHQDIAELVGLTRVTVTRLLSNFEKQGIIQRQGRQFIVLQDQPPFWHYEI
- a CDS encoding MgtC/SapB family protein; translated protein: MNSIFFSPSDWQSIIVRLTSALVIGGAIGINRQQPGRPAGLRTYMIVSLGAAAFVMIPLQVDGDSTFYSTNALSRTLQGVATGVGFLGAGMILQQSHQKLNKLEVKGLTSAATIWLAAGLGAAAGCGLWRMSLVGTVMALVVLSGVKKLKKSPLIRLNEYQLRNIKAKETVSTEDVQHK
- a CDS encoding selenium-binding family protein, producing MAELHQSDRNHACCGPGYASPADAIKAEQEKLLYTIALYTGTGIEEPDYLATIDVDPDSPTYSQVIHRLPMPYVGDELHHFGWNACSSCHGDTSKSRRFLVVPGQRSSRIYIIDVAEKRSPKLHKVIEPEEIKQKTYLTAPHTVHCLADSHVMISMLGDSEGNAPGGFLLLDTDFEIAGRWEQSTGMKFNYDFWYQPRHNVMVSSEWGAPKTYYPGFDLNDVTAGNYGHQLHFWDWSKHKIVQSVDLGEEGLIPLEVRFHHDPDSTHGFVGAALSSNVWHWHKSNGHWEVEKVIDIPSVNVEGWQIPVPSLITDILISMSDRYLYFSNWLHGDIRQYDISEPGNPQLTGQVWCGGLLGKGGEIQGHQLQGGPQMLQLSLDGKRLYVTNSLFSTWDNQFYPELAKSGSYMLQIDCDTENGGLKINEDFYVDFGQEPAGPARAHEMRYPGGDCTSDIWI
- a CDS encoding flavin monoamine oxidase family protein, translating into MKRRDFITAVAASAGSAYAAMKALDLLEQPATAQQVPPQRPFQLQRRGSRKRVIILGAGLAGMAAAYELGKVGYECVILEARSRAGGRCWTLRGGDTLTEINGTTQTVRFDRGLYFNPGPARIPYHHVTIDYCKELGVELEVIVNLSRQQYIYQENAGPLSAKKVHAREAVTDMRGYISELLAKSINQNALNASLTTEDKERLIEFLRTYGGLDPDLFYQGSSRRGYAVPQGAGLQPGEVADPYDLSALLQLGFAGNDAFEWGFDQQMTMFQPVGGIDQIAKAFERRVGNSINYEAVVKEIRKLPDGVGIIYSDRSGQRRIRGDYCICTIPLSVLRGIPADFSPDMKEAIASVTYAVTGKSGLQFNRRFWEEDENIFGGISWTNQDIGQIWYPSNDYLSRKGVMLGYYNFGPAAANVGALSPQARVSLALEQGSKIHPQYKNHFDNGLALFWSNIPYSLGGWASYTTDVREQYYPRLNEPDGNIYLAGEHLSYLTGWMAGALESARLVTAKINALA
- a CDS encoding RidA family protein, with protein sequence MKRYFSRVFKLGRWLILSLCVSIFLIGLLGVDVQAAVKTAPWMVTFFGPPESPISSAVAVPPIKAYYWTSGTVPPVIDPNAPAGSRERYGDTKTQAIGTLERIQSLLQESGLSLSDVIYLRVYLVADPFKENTVDYQGWFDAYAQFFNTPTNPVKVARSTLAVAGLVNPDWLIEIEAVAVYPKLGKSFPLYLLFH
- the cysH gene encoding phosphoadenosine phosphosulfate reductase encodes the protein MLLQDVAPKTTHSLDLDELNQRFADVHPIHILAWCLENLRPGLIQSSAFNVNGMAIMHMLYQIAPNPPMPVLFLDTLHHFPETLALVREAQKLYELDLHVYRVPDADSRESFAARYGESLWKTDFEQYHYLTKVEPLQRGLHELGATAWITGRRRDQSATRSHTPIFERDKHGRLKINPLASWTRQDVWKYIMRHNVLYNPLHDRGYPSIGDEPTTTPVGAGEDERAGRWRGMGRTECGIHL